A stretch of Planococcus citri chromosome 5, ihPlaCitr1.1, whole genome shotgun sequence DNA encodes these proteins:
- the LOC135847703 gene encoding uncharacterized protein LOC135847703 — MAGHIENPFSFINTPSSLQLLAASEIALSLWQYKYSNSTYNYLSWFVIGNFRCEEMLVVPPRFKVEIDERILAIRVQLRNWIDFHKEQAFFDGSFKRAVSKSLKLMVIDSCGGICFKATAINILNSNQFNVVEKYKVAVEFCFKEHVKKIWPSVEKDARVGKNLNIDKHSLMFYWNRRMKSRKPCTLKDTLCVKTRLENARKASNWPAFEYFWSMQSKGQVKLSQSILYVKLADDGAIKRTLPSLKRTVATKVFEDVAPQILHFLVRNEKYFQHVHRFWTVVEHTVYEKESSLFQQVLHELWEMVFNPIDISLGLNNTRCQQINEFLIEVWSRATDNLKNDVYSNHVSDFFHQLSTSSAAFPSCYGHNMDFMLDLLGRNSNKEQIWHENWRKLVLRANPVYLERFLAVCLPDDDVEKSKKELLEYERIFELLIEHGMYSEMKNYLNFCLKDKSQFQEQAKRLIISNFDLIMFHDDGKFAKFDEFVGEMFSNVSTDIEAFKFALITSFKSLKLLKDSFDKDHIDTDDLDFGDIETIIGRFVSSEQNAAFKQHYFNVDKLFEKCLLNMMHFPRSFGNFRFFVEFFEWYFPTEEDRTDFKLQTIANREPIKRVCAALRLRHHFLSNVTEHDLLMFLFDNNVEKVYKFQKKLMCESAEETKHVTLQFCSSSDRDDDYDEHLISRPPLDPRWWHLP, encoded by the coding sequence ATGGCCGGCCACATCGAAAACCCGTTCAGTTTCATCAATACCCCGTCATCGCTCCAGCTGCTAGCAGCGTCCGAAATAGCCTTATCGTTATGGCAatacaaatattcaaattctacTTATAACTATCTCAGCTGGTTCGTAATTGGTAATTTCCGCTGCGAAGAAATGCTCGTGGTTCCGCCTCGTTTCAAAGTCGAAATAGACGAAAGAATCCTCGCGATTAGGGTACAGCTGAGAAATTGGATCGATTTTCACAAGGAGCAGGCTTTTTTCGACGGTTCTTTTAAACGTGCGGTTTCGAAGAGTTTAAAGCTTATGGTGATCGATTCCTGTGGCGGTATTTGTTTCAAGGCGACGGCGATAAACATCCTGAATTCGAACCAGTTCAACgtagttgaaaaatacaaagtaGCCGTCGAGTTTTGTTTCAAAGAACACGTCAAAAAAATATGGCCTTCTGTGGAGAAAGATGCGCGAGTAGGTAAAAATCTCAACATCGATAAACACAGCTTGATGTTTTACTGGAATCGCAGAATGAAATCGAGAAAACCCTGCACTCTCAAGGATACCCTatgcgttaaaacgcgattggAGAACGCCCGGAAGGCCAGTAATTGGCCAGCATTCGAGTACTTTTGGAGCATGCAATCGAAAGGCCAAGTAAAATTGTCCCAATCCATTTTATATGTAAAACTAGCCGACGATGGAGCAATCAAGCGGACACTACCATCATTGAAACGTACCGTGGCTACGAAAGTGTTCGAAGACGTGGCCcctcaaattttacattttttggtcCGCAACGAGAAATACTTCCAGCACGTGCATCGATTTTGGACTGTTGTCGAACATACCGTCTACGAAAAGGAATCCAGCTTGTTCCAGCAGGTTTTACACGAGCTGTGGGAAATGGTATTCAATCCTATCGATATCAGCCTCGGCCTGAATAATACACGATGTCAACAAATCAACGAGTTTTTGATTGAAGTCTGGTCCAGAGCTACGGATAACTTGAAAAACGATGTTTATTCGAATCACGTGAGcgattttttccaccaattgTCGACTTCTTCGGCCGCATTTCCGAGTTGTTACGGTCATAATATGGATTTCATGTTGGATCTGCTCGGGCGTAACTCGAATAAAGAACAGATTTGGCATGAGAATTGGCGTAAATTGGTCCTACGCGCCAATCCTGTGTATTTGGAGCGATTCCTCGCGGTATGTTTACCGGACGACGACGTTGAAAAATCCAAGAAGGAATTGTTGGAATATGAACGTATCTTCGAGTTATTAATCGAGCATGGGATGTATTCGGAGATGAAaaactatttgaatttttgcttgaaagATAAAAGTCAGTTTCAGGAGCAGGCCAAACGATTGATCATATCGAACTTTGACCTGATCATGTTCCACGACGACggaaaattcgccaaatttgACGAATTCGTCGgcgaaatgttttcaaatgtgTCAACAGATATCGAAGCGTTCAAATTCGCGTTGATTACGTCCTTCAAGAGTCTAAAGCTTTTGAAAGACTCATTCGATAAAGATCATATAGATACCGATGATTTGGATTTCGGGGATATCGAGACAATAATTGGCCGATTTGTTAGTTCCGAGCAGAATGCAGCTTTTAAACAGCATTATTTCAACGtggataaattatttgaaaagtgTCTGCTTAATATGATGCACTTTCCTCGGTCATTCGGAAATTTTCGATTCTTCGTTGAGTTTTTCGAGTGGTATTTTCCGACCGAAGAGGATCGAACGGATTTCAAACTGCAGACGATAGCTAATCGCGAGCCAATAAAACGTGTTTGTGCTGCACTCCGCCTCCGTCATCACTTTTTATCAAACGTGACGGAGCATGATTTGCTAATGTTCCTTTTCGACAACAACGTGGAAAAagtgtacaaatttcaaaaaaaattgatgtgcgaGTCGGCTGAGGAGACAAAGCACGTGACACTTCAATTCTGCTCTTCGAGCGACCGCGATGACGATTACGATGAACACCTGATAAGCCGCCCGCCGCTCGACCCGCGTTGGTGGCATTTACCTTAA